Proteins co-encoded in one Arthrobacter globiformis genomic window:
- a CDS encoding GntR family transcriptional regulator, translating to MKNHEWSTMLAAEETQNKERPLRETVRDTLRTRIFEGHYAPGTRLVERDLAAEFNVSRLPVREALRMLRQEGLLSDRGARGAEVSSLSPKDVEDLFDVRQSLEVLACRLAAVRATPEDLSYLDGLLDEADGHLAKGAVMEAHRANSEFHDAITRIADNGFLKSALEPLQGRMHWLFRHVSDLPELIQEHRELYDAIASGDPDRAAAQSASHIGKYREQFPDDFQKTEPALHRKKK from the coding sequence GTGAAAAACCACGAATGGAGCACCATGCTTGCCGCAGAAGAAACCCAGAACAAGGAACGGCCCCTCCGCGAGACTGTCCGGGACACGCTCCGCACCCGGATCTTCGAAGGGCATTACGCTCCCGGCACACGGCTGGTGGAACGCGACCTGGCAGCCGAGTTCAATGTCTCCCGCTTGCCGGTTCGCGAGGCGCTTCGGATGCTGCGCCAGGAAGGCCTCCTAAGTGACCGGGGAGCCCGCGGCGCCGAGGTCAGCTCACTCAGCCCCAAAGACGTGGAGGATCTCTTCGACGTCCGCCAGTCGCTGGAAGTGCTGGCCTGCCGCCTTGCCGCAGTCAGGGCAACACCGGAAGATCTCAGCTACCTTGACGGGCTCCTGGACGAGGCCGACGGCCACCTCGCCAAAGGCGCCGTCATGGAGGCCCACCGGGCCAACAGCGAATTCCATGACGCGATCACCCGGATCGCGGACAACGGCTTCCTCAAGTCCGCCCTTGAACCGCTCCAGGGCCGAATGCACTGGCTGTTCCGCCACGTCAGCGACCTGCCCGAACTGATCCAGGAACACCGGGAACTTTACGATGCCATCGCCAGCGGTGATCCCGACCGGGCCGCAGCCCAGTCGGCGTCGCACATCGGCAAATACCGTGAACAGTTCCCCGACGACTTCCAGAAAACAGAACCCGCCCTTCACCGGAAGAAAAAATGA
- a CDS encoding aspartate/glutamate racemase family protein, with translation MKLLVINPNISDDVTALIGSEALRSASPGTSLVVRTAGHGVEYIETRFESLIAAGAVAEIIAEHTATGGSDGDPIDGVVVAAFGDPGMPALKELADVPVIGITEAALCAAALQGHRFSIIAISDRIRPWYLDCVERFGLGGRLASIRSINETLNAIGSVQQDFKETLLALSRQAVAEDGADVVILAGAPLAGLARELRGQIPVPVVDGISAGIRMAEAVVGLQSGLHRAGAFAPPPVKARKGLSENLDAALTAAQTAANAAASTHN, from the coding sequence ATGAAACTCCTTGTCATCAACCCCAACATCAGCGACGACGTCACTGCCCTGATCGGGTCCGAGGCCCTGCGCTCCGCCTCGCCCGGGACCAGCCTGGTGGTCCGCACGGCCGGCCACGGGGTGGAGTACATCGAAACCCGCTTTGAGTCACTCATCGCGGCGGGCGCCGTCGCCGAAATCATCGCCGAACACACCGCCACAGGCGGCAGCGACGGCGATCCCATCGACGGCGTCGTTGTGGCGGCCTTCGGGGACCCCGGAATGCCGGCCCTGAAGGAGCTGGCCGACGTCCCCGTCATCGGAATCACCGAGGCAGCCCTTTGCGCCGCGGCGCTGCAGGGGCACCGGTTCTCCATCATTGCCATCTCGGACCGGATCCGCCCGTGGTACCTGGACTGCGTGGAGCGGTTCGGCCTCGGCGGACGGCTGGCCTCCATCCGCTCCATCAACGAGACCCTGAACGCCATCGGCTCGGTGCAGCAGGACTTCAAGGAAACCCTCCTGGCACTCAGCCGGCAGGCCGTCGCGGAGGACGGGGCCGACGTCGTCATCCTCGCCGGAGCGCCTCTGGCGGGGCTGGCCCGCGAACTCCGGGGGCAGATCCCCGTGCCGGTGGTGGACGGCATCTCCGCCGGCATCCGGATGGCCGAGGCCGTGGTGGGGCTCCAGTCCGGCCTGCACCGGGCCGGCGCCTTCGCCCCGCCGCCGGTCAAGGCCCGCAAGGGCCTGTCCGAAAACCTCGACGCCGCCCTGACCGCCGCCCAGACGGCAGCAAACGCCGCGGCTTCCACGCACAACTAA
- a CDS encoding amidohydrolase family protein produces the protein MSRIPELVIANGTVVNSFGRRSAHIVVVDGKISQLVDAAEPAPDAECTIDATGQLVIPGGVDGHCHVAQVTGRFRTLDDYRTTSTAALWGGTTTLIDFGIPRDARETPLAAVLNKKELAQESRCDVALHGSVISWDETVPWQLEQLAAEGVRSVKMYTTNRGTTMADGDTILKVMREMVRLDGLTYIHAEHDPIIADCTAQHADDGRIGIEHLHRTRPELAEEISVKETLAMAQYTKAPVYFVHQSTPGAVDLVTEARARGQEAYSETCPHYLTLDDTVYGSAFPEWYACCPPMRSPETVAALRERLADGAIHTVSSDHSCYDLTQKRERTDDVRAMPHGLPGVETRMPVTFTAMAECGSNVEAFVEVFSAGPARINALPGKGSIAEGFDADLVLFDPSEHRTVDGGALHMGTDFSPFDGRTLAGWPAVVVSAGRVVLDREGFHDPGAVGRFVSRNGFREHLAAAADLSAATL, from the coding sequence ATGTCCCGCATCCCCGAACTCGTCATCGCCAACGGCACCGTCGTCAACAGCTTCGGCCGCCGGTCCGCCCACATCGTGGTGGTGGACGGCAAGATCAGCCAGCTCGTCGACGCAGCAGAACCCGCGCCCGACGCCGAATGCACCATCGACGCCACCGGCCAGCTGGTGATCCCCGGCGGCGTGGACGGGCACTGCCACGTGGCCCAGGTAACCGGCCGGTTCCGCACCCTGGACGATTACCGGACCACCTCTACCGCTGCCCTGTGGGGAGGCACTACCACCCTCATCGACTTCGGCATCCCCCGTGACGCCCGCGAAACCCCGCTGGCGGCCGTGCTCAACAAGAAGGAATTGGCGCAGGAGTCCCGCTGCGACGTGGCCCTGCACGGGTCCGTGATCAGCTGGGACGAGACCGTGCCGTGGCAGCTCGAACAGCTCGCCGCCGAGGGTGTCCGCTCCGTGAAGATGTACACCACTAACCGCGGCACCACCATGGCGGACGGGGACACCATCCTGAAGGTGATGCGAGAAATGGTCCGGCTGGACGGGCTCACGTACATCCACGCCGAGCACGACCCCATCATCGCGGACTGCACGGCGCAGCACGCCGACGACGGCAGGATCGGCATCGAGCACCTGCACCGCACGCGCCCCGAACTTGCCGAGGAAATCTCGGTCAAGGAAACCCTGGCCATGGCCCAGTACACGAAGGCCCCGGTGTACTTTGTCCACCAGTCCACGCCCGGAGCGGTCGACCTGGTCACCGAGGCCCGTGCCCGCGGCCAGGAGGCTTACTCGGAAACGTGCCCGCACTATCTCACGCTCGACGACACCGTGTACGGCTCGGCCTTCCCGGAGTGGTACGCCTGCTGCCCGCCGATGCGCAGCCCGGAAACGGTCGCGGCGCTCAGGGAACGGCTGGCCGACGGCGCCATCCACACCGTCTCCTCGGACCATTCCTGCTACGACCTGACCCAGAAGCGGGAACGCACCGACGACGTCCGCGCCATGCCGCACGGCCTCCCGGGCGTGGAAACCCGCATGCCCGTCACGTTCACGGCGATGGCTGAATGCGGCAGCAACGTGGAGGCCTTTGTGGAGGTCTTCTCCGCCGGACCGGCGCGCATCAACGCCCTGCCCGGCAAGGGCTCCATCGCCGAGGGCTTCGACGCCGACCTGGTGCTCTTCGATCCTTCAGAACACAGGACGGTGGACGGCGGCGCGCTGCACATGGGCACCGACTTCTCGCCTTTCGACGGCCGCACGCTGGCCGGCTGGCCCGCCGTCGTGGTTTCCGCAGGCCGTGTGGTACTGGACCGGGAGGGCTTCCACGATCCCGGCGCTGTGGGCCGCTTCGTTTCCAGGAACGGATTCCGGGAACACCTTGCCGCCGCTGCCGACCTGTCCGCCGCGACCCTCTAG
- a CDS encoding maleate cis-trans isomerase family protein, producing MIVPSSNTCLEPQSYRILGDRTDVTIHFTRIPVTRIALDDSSDRQFNPAVMREAARLLATADVDVIAWNGTSGSWLGSTHDRDLVLEITDATGIPATTSTLAYFEAFRSFGTERIALFTPYTEDVNEAIIKSYERDGIKTVSHRCLGLSDNESFGRVTDDEMRPGSLELAADAPDALIYLCTNLYGANIAAEIEAGTGVPVLDSVAVTLWHCLKLAGSPLLAPRWGRLLGD from the coding sequence ATGATCGTGCCGTCCTCCAACACCTGCCTGGAACCGCAGAGCTACCGCATCCTGGGCGACCGCACCGACGTCACCATCCACTTCACCCGGATCCCGGTCACACGGATTGCGCTGGACGATTCATCGGACAGGCAGTTCAACCCCGCCGTCATGCGCGAGGCCGCCAGGCTGCTGGCGACGGCGGACGTCGACGTGATCGCCTGGAATGGCACCTCGGGATCATGGCTGGGGTCCACTCACGACCGCGACCTCGTCCTTGAAATCACCGACGCCACCGGCATCCCCGCCACGACGTCCACGCTCGCATACTTCGAGGCGTTCCGGTCCTTCGGCACCGAGCGGATCGCGCTGTTCACGCCATACACGGAGGACGTCAACGAGGCCATCATCAAGTCCTATGAGCGGGACGGCATCAAAACCGTCAGCCACCGCTGCCTGGGCCTGAGCGACAACGAGTCCTTCGGCCGGGTCACCGACGATGAAATGCGTCCCGGCTCCCTGGAGCTCGCGGCCGACGCTCCGGATGCGCTGATCTACCTCTGCACCAACCTGTACGGCGCCAACATCGCGGCAGAAATCGAGGCGGGCACGGGCGTACCGGTCCTGGACTCGGTTGCCGTGACGCTGTGGCACTGCCTGAAACTTGCCGGCTCACCCTTGCTCGCACCAAGGTGGGGCAGGCTCCTCGGGGACTGA
- a CDS encoding diacylglycerol/lipid kinase family protein translates to MTAQNASSPPRAAVVVNPAKAVGADLRASLVRLCDTQGWAEPMWLETTVEDPGVGQAREALEAGVDVVIAAGGDGTVRCVAEALAGTDTPMGMVPLGTGNLLARNMGVDISDPVSAAYDVLNGTDRTVDVARATFDGSADENVFLVMAGVGYDAAIMADTVDALKDRMGWLAYVEAGIRKLPGKPVRATVRVDDKHPVKRRIRSVMAGNCGRIMGGIEIFPEAKIDDGNFGPADPGPPRALRLARRRGGDIRPQEEQKGIRGVLPGQEDRGHIGAGGGVPARRRSRRRRQAAVHLGGARGAQGPDVARSGCRSTPEAERPGLGSARAWPVQTGASVPEEPAPPWCEQG, encoded by the coding sequence GGCGCCGACCTCCGCGCCTCGCTGGTCCGGCTGTGCGATACGCAGGGCTGGGCCGAGCCCATGTGGCTGGAAACCACAGTTGAAGACCCGGGCGTAGGCCAAGCCCGCGAGGCGCTGGAGGCGGGGGTCGACGTCGTTATTGCCGCCGGCGGCGACGGTACCGTGCGGTGCGTGGCTGAGGCGCTGGCCGGAACCGATACCCCGATGGGGATGGTGCCGCTGGGCACGGGCAACTTGCTGGCCCGCAACATGGGCGTGGACATCTCCGATCCCGTTTCCGCCGCGTACGACGTGCTCAACGGGACCGACCGCACGGTTGACGTCGCCAGGGCCACCTTTGACGGGTCCGCGGACGAGAACGTCTTCCTGGTGATGGCCGGTGTGGGCTACGACGCCGCGATCATGGCGGACACCGTGGATGCGCTCAAGGACCGCATGGGCTGGCTCGCGTACGTTGAAGCCGGCATCCGGAAGCTGCCGGGCAAGCCGGTCAGGGCAACCGTCAGGGTGGACGACAAGCACCCGGTCAAGCGCCGGATCCGCAGTGTCATGGCCGGTAACTGCGGCCGGATCATGGGCGGCATCGAGATTTTCCCCGAGGCGAAGATCGACGACGGCAATTTTGGACCTGCTGATCCTGGCCCCCCGCGGGCACTTCGGCTGGCTCGGCGTCGTGGCGGGGATATTCGGCCGCAGGAAGAACAAAAAGGAATCCGCGGAGTACTTCCAGGGCAAGAAGATCGAGGTCACATTGGAGCAGGAGGAGGAGTTCCAGCTCGACGGCGATCACGTCGGCGCCGTCAAGCAGCTGTCCATTTGGGTGGAGCCCGGGGCGCTCAAGGTCCGGATGTAGCCCGATCCGGATGTAGGTCCACTCCGGAAGCAGAGCGCCCCGGGCTTGGGAGTGCCCGGGCCTGGCCTGTACAGACAGGCGCGTCAGTCCCCGAGGAGCCTGCCCCACCTTGGTGCGAGCAAGGGTGA